The Ornithinimicrobium faecis region GCCCTCGCGCTGCCCGACTCCGGGCGGCCACCGACACTGCTGGTTCTGCTGGCCATGGCAGGGGTGGGGGCCGGCCTGGCGCTGCTCTTCCCCGCCGCCTCCGTCGGGGCCATCAACGCCACCCCCGAGCGGCTGCGCAGCAGCACCGCAGCAGTGCTGACGACGGCCCAGAACCTCGGTGGCAGCGGCGGTCTCGCCCTGGTCACCGCGCTGGCGCTGGTGCCGGACGCCAACAGTCCCGGCAGCCTGTCCGCGCCGATGGCGGTGTGTGCGCTGATGGTCGCCCTCGGGTTGGGCGCCGTGGCCCTCAGCCTGCGGGGCCACCCCCACGGTGTGCACCGTCGCGTGGCACGTCAGGCAGTGGACTCATGACGCGCCTCGAGACGATGTCGCAGACGCTGGTCGTCGCCGACCTGGACGGGACCCTGACCTTCACCGAGGACCCGCCAGAGCCAGCAGTGATGGCCGCCTGGGACCGCCTCACGAGCATCCGGGGAGTGCGCATGGCGGTGGCGACCGCACGGGCACCGGTGTTCGTGCGCAACTGGTTCCGACACCGTCTGCAGCACACCGACGCGGTCTGCTGCAATGGCGCGCTCGTGCTGCCCGCCGGTGGCCCGGCGTCTCCCTGGGCGCTGCCTGTGCCGGCTGTGCACCAGGTCACCCGACAACTCGCGAGCACAGCGGTGAGCTATCGCGTCGACTACGGCGAGCACTTCGTCGCGCGGGGACCGGACGTGATGCCCTGGATGCTCGACGCCCACCGCAGGGAACTGGCACCGGACGTGGCGCCGCGCTGCGACGGGGTCGTGCGGATGCTGGTGTCGTGCAGCAAGGCCGCCCAACAGGCCACGGCCGGCCTGTCTGGCGTGACCGTGATCCCGCACTCCACCGGGGACGCCGACGTCGTGGCGACCGGGGTGGGCAAAGAGGCTGCGGTGGCCACGCTGCGTCGAGGGGGCGAGCAGATGATCGCCCTCGGCAACGACGAGAACGACCGGGGGCTGCTGCAGGCAGCCGATGCGGCCTACGTCGTGGGAACGCGTCTGACGGATCTCGACGCCGCACCGCACGTGCGCCGGGTCCCGGCTGGCACACCCCCGGTGGCCGGCTTGCTCACCGACCTGGCCGACTCCCTGGCCCGGCGCGCTGTCCCGGCCTGAGTCCGACGCGTGCGGAGACCGGTCGCTGGTGGCTGCGCAGGGGGCAGTCACCAGTGACCGGTCAGGCGCATCAGCACCAGGCTGCTGGTCGCCACGAGCACCCACAGCACGCCTCCCAGAGCCAATGGGCGCCACCCGGCCTCGCGCACCGCCGCCACCGGGGTGGTCAGACCGATCGCGGTCAGCGCCACCGTCGTCAGATAGCCGGCCAGCACGTGCACCGGCTCGGTCCAGGACTGCGGCACCACCCCCAACGAGGTTGCCGCGGCAGCCAGCAGAAAGAGGACCAGGAACGTGGGGACCAGCTTGTGCCACGGCATACGGTCGCCGTCGTTGCTCTCCCGCCTGGCCCGGGCCACGGAGTGGCCGATCGCGATCGGGACGATCATCAGCGTCCGGGTCAGCTTGACAACGATGGCGTAGGACGTGGCGACGGCACCGTAGATCGTGGCGGCGGCGACCACCGAGGAGGTGTCGTTGATGGCGGTGCCGGCCCACAGACCGAAACCCTCCTGGGACAGCCCCAACGCATAGCCGAGCACGGGGAAGAGCAGCACGGCCAGGGCGTTGTAGACGAAGATCACCGCCACGGACACGGCGACGGCGGCCCCAGCGGCTCCCGTGACCGCGCTGATCGTGGCGATCGCCGACGCCCCACAGATGCCGGTGCCCACGGTGACCAGGGTGCGGATGTCGTCGGCCACCCCGAGCCAGCGCCCCACCAGCGGGCCGGCGAGCAGGGCCAGGACGAGGGTGCCCAGCATCACGGGGAGGGTGTCCAGGCCGATCCGGGCCACCTGGCCCAGTGACAGGCCAAGGCCCAAGAGCACCACGGCCGCCTGCAGCACCTTCTTGGCCGCGAACCCCGTGCCCGGGGCGAGGGCCGGACGAGGGCCCAGCAGGGTCCCCACGACCAACCCGAGGAGTATGCCGAGGACCGGGCCCCCGATGACCGGGACCTGGGTGCCGATCAGGTGGGCGATCAACCCCAGGCCTGCGGCCAGGGCGAGCCCGGGCACCAGGGCGAGCGGACCTGCTCTGGTCACCGCCGGAACTTGATCATGGTGAGGCCGAGCAGCCGGGCCACCACCAGCGCCATGTAGTTCAACCCGGCCAGCATCTGGAGCATCAGCACCGCTCGGGCATGCCCCGCGTCGGGCCCCGGGCTGATGTCAGACAGGCCGGTGTTGGTCAGCGTGGTGAAGGACAGGAAGAGCAGGTCCATCCAGGACAGTGGCCCCTCGTGGCCCGTGTGGATATAGGAGCCGGGCCAGATGACCTGCACGATGCCGTGAGTGTAGGCAAAAGCCCAGGCCAGCACGGTGAAGCAGGCACCGGTGGCGAACAGCTCGTCGCGCGAGACCCAGGCGTCAGCGAACATGTAGCGCAGCAGCGAGATGGCCGTGTAGAAGTAGAAGGTCCCGTGAAAGACGTAACTGGTCAGCAGGACGCCCTCATGAGTGGGAAAGACAGCCTCCACGATCGTCATGACGAACACCGGGGCACCGAGCACGATCGCCACCCGCCGGGTCGCCGGCGTCTTGTTAACCGCGAGCACGGCAATCGCCAGGACGATCAGCCCGAAGGCGGACAACAAGGTCCTGCCCAGACCACCCTGGTCGGTGAACGGGAAGACCAGCACGCCCAGCAGCTGCACGGCCAGCAGCACGGCCGACGGGTGATCCCGCAGACCAGACAGCCAGCGCTGCGGCCTGCTCTGCCCGGCGGCACCGGCGTAGGTGAACACGGGGGGTGACTCTACTCGCGCCCGGTCAGCGCCCAGGCATCCTCGGAGTCTTCCTCGGCCGACGCGTAGTCCGCGTCGTCGGAGTCGGCCAGCGGGTCGGCATACTGCTGCGGTGCCGGTGCGGCAGGCTCGCCCTCGTCGACCTCGACGACATCGTCGTCCTGCCCCAGACCCGGCTCCGCCTCGGGCGGAGGCTCCTGGCCCTGCAACAGCGCCAGGGTCACCTCCAGGTCGTCGTGCTTGACCAGCACGTCACGGGCCTTGCTGCCCTCGGACGGCCCGACAATCCCCCGGGACTCCATCAGGTCCATCAGCCGGCCTGCCTTGGCAAACCCGACCCGCAGCTTGCGCTGCAGCATCGAGGTGGACCCGAACTGGGTCGTGATGACCTGCTCGGCAGCCTGCAGCAGCAGGTCGAGGTCGTCGCCGATGTCCTCGTCCACCATCTTCTTGGCCGGCGCGACGGTCACATCCTCGCGATAGACCGGCTTGAGCTGGTCAGTGACGTGCTTGACCACGCCCTCGATCTCGGACTCGGCGACCCAGGCGCCCTGCACGCGCATCGTCTTCGACGCCCCCATCGGCAGGAACAGGGCATCGCCCTGCCCGATCAACTTCTCGGCACCAGGCTGGTCGAGCACGACGCGGCTGTCGGTGACTGAGGACGTCGCGAACGCCATCCGGGAGGGCACGTTGGCCTTGATCAGACCGGTGACCACGTCGACCGACGGACGCTGGGTCGCCAGCACCAGGTGGATGCCGGCGGCGCGGGCGAGCTGGGTGATCCGGACGACCGACTCCTCGACGTCCCGGGGGGCGACCATCATCAGGTCGGCGAGCTCGTCCACCACGACCAGCAGGTAGGGGTAGGGCTGCATGACCCGCTCGGACCCCGCTGGCGGTGTGACTTTTCCGGCGCGGATCGCCTTGTTGAAGTCGTCGATGTGCTTGAACCCGAAGGCCGACAGGTCGTCGTAGCGGGTGTCCATCTCCTTGACCACCCAGGCCAGCGCCTCGGCTGCCTTCTTGGGGTTGGTGATGATCGGCGTGATCAGGTGTGGGATGCCCTCGTAGGCCGTCAGCTCGACCCGCTTGGGGTCCACCAGGACCATGCGGACCTCGTCGGGCGTGGACCGCATCAGGATCGAGGTGATCATCGAGTTGATGAAACTCGACTTGCCCGACCCGGTCGCGCCGGCGACCAACAGGTGCGGCATCTTGGCCAGGTTGGCGATGACATAGCCACCCTCAACGTCCTTGCCGACGCCCATCACCATCGGATGGGTGTTGTTGCGGGCCGCGTTGGAGCGCAGCACGTCTCCGAGAGAGACGTTCTCCCGGTCGGTGTTGGGGATCTCCACACCGACGGCCGACTTCCCCGGGATCGGCGACAGGATGCGCACATCGGCCGAGGCCACGGAGTAGGAGATGTTCTTGGACAGGGCAGTGACCCGCTCGACCTTGACGCCCGGGCCAAGCTCGACCTCATAGCGCGTGACCGTCGGACCACGCATGAAGCCGGTCACCTGGGCATCGACCCCGAAGTCGTCGAGCACGCCGGTCAGCGCCTCGACGACCTTGTCGTTGGCAGCCGAGCGCGACTTGTGTGGCGCACCCTCGACCAGCAGCGCGTTGTCCGGGAGCGTGTAGGTGACGTCGCCGGCGAGCATGAGCTGCTCGACGCGCTGCGGCAGCGGCGTCGTGGGCGGCGCCTCCAGCGTCTCCTTGTGGGGGACCTTACTGGGGTCTGGGCGCTTCTGCCCGGGCCGCAGGATCGGCTGGGTGTCGTCCGGACCAGCCTTCGGGGCCGCTGTGGCGGGCTTGTCGCCCGCTGTGGCGTCGGCGGCGGGCTTGGCGGACTCTGCCTCGCTCGCCTCCTCGCGCTGCTTGCGGGCGTAAGCCCGGGCACGCAGCGACTTGGCCGAGCCCGGCTGCACCTCGGCCGCCTGCTCGAAGGCCTCGTCCCCGTCGCGCTCCCCGGGCACCTCGGTCCGGCGACGACGCTTGGGGCGCGGTGCCTCGTCATAGTCCGAGTCGGACGTCGAGGAGGTCTCGAACAGGGCCGCCTCGGCGTCACGCAGTCGCTGCGGGATCCGGTGGACCGGCGTGGCGGTGATGACCAGGATGCCAAAGAAGGCCAACAGGGTCAGCAGCGCGATGGTGCCGTAGGTCGTCAGGGCAGCGGTGATCGGGCTGGCCACGATGAACCCGACGATGCCGCCGGCGTTCTGCAGGGCAGCCTGGCCCTCGCTGTAGTCGGGCGATCCGAGCGCGACGTGGGTCAGACCGGCGGCTGCCAGCCCCAGGGCCAGCGTGCCGACGGCCATGCGGTTGTTGGCGGCGACGCTGGCCGGCGCGCGCAGCAGTCGGATCGCGAACAGGAAGAGCACGATCGGCAGGGCGAGGCCCACGCGACCGAAGGTCCCCGCCACCACGGCGTGGATGGCGTCGCCGAGGGCGCCCTGCAGGTTCCACCACTCCCGGATCGCCACGATGACCGCCAGCGCCAGGAGCAGGAAACCCCACCCGTCGCGTCGGTGGTCCGGCTTGTCGCCCTCAGTGCTGGTGCCCATCGACCGGACCGCTCCTCCTGCCATCGTTGCCACGCCCATCCAGGTGCCTCGGGCCATCCGCCACGGAAGTGGTGGCTGCCCGGCAGCACGGCGGGGCTGACTGTTGCGCTTGCCCTTGCTGGCCGGGGCTTGCTTGCTGCCCTTGCTGCGGGCGGCGCTGCCGCGCGCCGGGGTCTGGCCCGAGCGGGCTCGCCCCGTCGCGCTGGTCGCGTTCGTGCGGGTCCCCGAGGACGACCTGCTGGCGCTCCCGGCCTTCGTGCTGCCGGAGCGAGGTTTGGTCGTCGCAGTGTTTGCCACCCTGGCACGGTACTTGACTTTCACGTGCGTATCACGCGTCACACGCGCAGGGGGGCCGATCCGGCGCGCAGGTGGCACCACCGCACACGACACCTGACGGGCTGCTCGTCTAGTTCACGGGTTGACAGTCCGCAGTGAGCAAGCTCTGGGCTTGCTCTCACTTGTTGTCAATGACATTGATTGATAATGCCCTGAGTCAAGGTATACTCTTGGCATGGCATCAGAGGTTGCGCCCCGCCCGCTCGCCGCCTTTCTCGGCGACGTCATCGGCTCCCGCGCCTCCAGTGACCGCAAGGGCCTGCACGACACCCTCACCTCCGCCCTCGCCACCGTGAGCGCCGAGGTCGACACCGTCGACGACATCCAGGTGACGGCGGGCGACGAGTTCCAGGGCACCTTCGCCAATGTCGGTGAGGCGCTGTATGCCGCACTCCTCCTCCGCCTGCGCCTGACCCCTCACATCGATGTCCGGATCGGCGTGGGCTGGGGCGATGTGACAGTGCTGGACGCCGCGCACGGCACGCAGGACGGTCCGGCCTGGTGGGCCGCGCGGGCCGCCATCGAGTGGATCGAGAAGCAGCAGGCGAGCGCTGGCTGGCAGAGCGTGCGCACGGCCTATCGGCGCGCCGACATCATCGGCGACACCCTCCCCGGCCCGACGCCCGAGGCGGTCAGCGCCGCCCTGCTCTGTCAGGACCATCTGATGGGCTTGCTGGACGAGCGGTCGAGACACATCCTGGAGGGG contains the following coding sequences:
- a CDS encoding HAD hydrolase family protein, with the protein product MTRLETMSQTLVVADLDGTLTFTEDPPEPAVMAAWDRLTSIRGVRMAVATARAPVFVRNWFRHRLQHTDAVCCNGALVLPAGGPASPWALPVPAVHQVTRQLASTAVSYRVDYGEHFVARGPDVMPWMLDAHRRELAPDVAPRCDGVVRMLVSCSKAAQQATAGLSGVTVIPHSTGDADVVATGVGKEAAVATLRRGGEQMIALGNDENDRGLLQAADAAYVVGTRLTDLDAAPHVRRVPAGTPPVAGLLTDLADSLARRAVPA
- a CDS encoding YeiH family protein gives rise to the protein MTRAGPLALVPGLALAAGLGLIAHLIGTQVPVIGGPVLGILLGLVVGTLLGPRPALAPGTGFAAKKVLQAAVVLLGLGLSLGQVARIGLDTLPVMLGTLVLALLAGPLVGRWLGVADDIRTLVTVGTGICGASAIATISAVTGAAGAAVAVSVAVIFVYNALAVLLFPVLGYALGLSQEGFGLWAGTAINDTSSVVAAATIYGAVATSYAIVVKLTRTLMIVPIAIGHSVARARRESNDGDRMPWHKLVPTFLVLFLLAAAATSLGVVPQSWTEPVHVLAGYLTTVALTAIGLTTPVAAVREAGWRPLALGGVLWVLVATSSLVLMRLTGHW
- a CDS encoding ion channel, producing MFTYAGAAGQSRPQRWLSGLRDHPSAVLLAVQLLGVLVFPFTDQGGLGRTLLSAFGLIVLAIAVLAVNKTPATRRVAIVLGAPVFVMTIVEAVFPTHEGVLLTSYVFHGTFYFYTAISLLRYMFADAWVSRDELFATGACFTVLAWAFAYTHGIVQVIWPGSYIHTGHEGPLSWMDLLFLSFTTLTNTGLSDISPGPDAGHARAVLMLQMLAGLNYMALVVARLLGLTMIKFRR
- a CDS encoding FtsK/SpoIIIE family DNA translocase — translated: MGVATMAGGAVRSMGTSTEGDKPDHRRDGWGFLLLALAVIVAIREWWNLQGALGDAIHAVVAGTFGRVGLALPIVLFLFAIRLLRAPASVAANNRMAVGTLALGLAAAGLTHVALGSPDYSEGQAALQNAGGIVGFIVASPITAALTTYGTIALLTLLAFFGILVITATPVHRIPQRLRDAEAALFETSSTSDSDYDEAPRPKRRRRTEVPGERDGDEAFEQAAEVQPGSAKSLRARAYARKQREEASEAESAKPAADATAGDKPATAAPKAGPDDTQPILRPGQKRPDPSKVPHKETLEAPPTTPLPQRVEQLMLAGDVTYTLPDNALLVEGAPHKSRSAANDKVVEALTGVLDDFGVDAQVTGFMRGPTVTRYEVELGPGVKVERVTALSKNISYSVASADVRILSPIPGKSAVGVEIPNTDRENVSLGDVLRSNAARNNTHPMVMGVGKDVEGGYVIANLAKMPHLLVAGATGSGKSSFINSMITSILMRSTPDEVRMVLVDPKRVELTAYEGIPHLITPIITNPKKAAEALAWVVKEMDTRYDDLSAFGFKHIDDFNKAIRAGKVTPPAGSERVMQPYPYLLVVVDELADLMMVAPRDVEESVVRITQLARAAGIHLVLATQRPSVDVVTGLIKANVPSRMAFATSSVTDSRVVLDQPGAEKLIGQGDALFLPMGASKTMRVQGAWVAESEIEGVVKHVTDQLKPVYREDVTVAPAKKMVDEDIGDDLDLLLQAAEQVITTQFGSTSMLQRKLRVGFAKAGRLMDLMESRGIVGPSEGSKARDVLVKHDDLEVTLALLQGQEPPPEAEPGLGQDDDVVEVDEGEPAAPAPQQYADPLADSDDADYASAEEDSEDAWALTGRE
- a CDS encoding SatD family protein; the protein is MASEVAPRPLAAFLGDVIGSRASSDRKGLHDTLTSALATVSAEVDTVDDIQVTAGDEFQGTFANVGEALYAALLLRLRLTPHIDVRIGVGWGDVTVLDAAHGTQDGPAWWAARAAIEWIEKQQASAGWQSVRTAYRRADIIGDTLPGPTPEAVSAALLCQDHLMGLLDERSRHILEGLMHGQTQVKLAEELGLTRQAVNQRRKQDGLAILVAAAESLRTLE